In Acinonyx jubatus isolate Ajub_Pintada_27869175 chromosome A3, VMU_Ajub_asm_v1.0, whole genome shotgun sequence, a genomic segment contains:
- the LOC128311371 gene encoding antimicrobial peptide NK-lysin-like, which translates to MTSWALLLLASVLLATPGLTFCGLTPEDHDLDMADRCQDEKFFQMLAQETPQRDLLNKTEGLIYNCWPSWKIMSLLKKMVGEEASQETMKRAVSLVCMEVMLLRGFCMRIITRFVRLISQASFVAKLPGKSV; encoded by the exons ATGACCTCCTGGGCCCTCCTGCTCCTTGCCTCAGTGCTCCTGGCCACCCCGG GACTGACCTTTTGTGGTCTGACCCCTGAGGACCATGACCTGGACATGGCTGACAGGTGTCAGGATGAGAAGTTCTTCCAGATGCTGGCCCAGGAGACCCCCCAG AGGGACCTGCTGAACAAAACTGAAGGGCTGATTTACAACTGTTGGCCCTCATGGAAGATAATGTCTCTGCTGAAGAAAATGGTGGGAGAGGAGGCCAGTCAG gaaaccatgaaaaggGCTGTATCCCTGGTGTGCATGGAGGTGATGTTGCTGAGAGGTTTCTGCATGAGAATCATAACCAGATTCGTTCGTCTCATCTCCCAGGCATCCTTCGTGGCAAAACTCCCAGGGAAATCTGTGTGA